TGACTTGTTGTAGGAGACCTGCGACACCCGCGCGATCCTTTTGGCGGTCGTGGGCATCAACTGCATCAGACCAAGAGCACCGGCATGACTGTGCGCTTCAAGGTCAAAGGCGCTTTCCTGCCTTACCACGGCCATGACAACGGCAGGGTCCAACGGACGATAACGGTTTCGCGGCAGCGGGGGATAGCCGCTTTCCGTCAGGAAGACGTGATGCTGGCTTGCTTTCCGGGCTGTGTAGACGGCCAGGTCCGGGCGATCCAGATCGCGGGCGAGCTGTCCAATCTGGGTCAGGGTGGCGCGGTCTTCTGTGGTCTGGGCAAGGTATCTGACAAAGTTGCGGACAAGGTCATCGGCATTGGCTGCGGCGAGCATCCTGATGAGGCGGGGAAGCTCTGCTTCGTCGAAGTTTTTGCGCTCTGCGGCGGTCGGACGGTATTCGGCACTGATACGCGGCCGTTCCGCGTATGTCAGGTGATTGGCGGCCATTTGTCCGTAGAAACGGGTCGGGAACTGGGCGGCAATCCTGAACCAACTTGTCGCCTCCACCTTCTTGTTCTCAGCCAGGAGGGCACGCCCTGCCCAGTAGGCACCGCGTGATTTTGATATCGGATAGGAAACCGCGTCATACATTCTTGTGAAATGCTGATAGGCGCGCTCAGGTTCCTGCAGAAAGCGCAGGGCAACCCAGCCGGCAAACCATTCGGCCTCGGCGTAGGCGTAACCGCCCGTGGCCGTATGTTGCGCCGCAAGCCTGTAGGCCGTCGTGATCCGCCCTTCTTCAAGGGCCCAACGGGCAAGCCTTGCGCGTTCACGCCACCAGAGGCTTTCGTGGCCGGTCTGTACAGCCCGGGACTGCTGGAGCAGGTCGATGGCCGCCTCATACATGCGTTTGTTGCGCCGCCAACGGACACGTTCGTAAATCAGGCCCGAATCCGTTTGCAGGGATTTGGGAACCTTTGCGATCAGACGGTCCACATTGCCGGAGCGATGGCGTAATGCAATCCGCGCGTCTGTAAGGGCGCTGATCTCCTTCGGTAGGTGCTGGGCCTGGCGTTTTCCCGCCGATGTCTTGCCCTCCCACAAAAGCCGCTCCAACCGTGCACGGTTATCGTCCTGTGTCATCCAGTGGCGATAATATTTGCGCAACGTCTTCTCGTCGCGGGGACTCATGTCAATGTTGACCCAGCCACGGCGCAGTATGTGCTTGGCGCTGTCTGTGCGTCCTTTTTTGTCCAGGGCGCTGACATAGTGGAACAGGCCGTTTCCGGTCAGTGGCGGATTGTCTTTGAAGAACGCAATCAATGCGTCATCGGGTGTTTGACCGTCTATTCTTTCTTCTGCGCGCCGCTGCAGTATGTGAAGCAGGGGGTAGTCGGGATTATTTATGATGAAACGGCTGATTTCCGAAAAGCCTGCCGTGTTGCGGCGGTTCCGGTAATATTGCCATTGCAATGCTTTGAAGGGCAGCTTCTCAGCCGCGCGCCGGGCATGCCGGAAGGCGGCATTCCACTTGTTGTGCTCGGCAGCGCGAAAGGCGGTTTCATATTCGCTGCGGTCCTGCGTGGAAAGCGTGGCAGCCACAGCAGGTCCACCGCATAGTTGCGCCGCCACCATACCTGCCAATAAGACCGGTGCGGCGGCACGTGCGAAGACGCGCATATATTTCGGTATGCCGAAAATAGAAACCTCCCTTAACCGCTGCCGTCGCCAAGCCGACAGTATAAGTGTAAGTCGCCGCTGATTCCGCTACAAGGGGCAGCATACCCGCAAATGATAAAATACCATGATTAACAGATGATAAAATCACCTTGATTAAGCACCGTGCGCTTCTATTCGCTTGTGCTGACGCACGGCAGTTTGTATGTTCCGGCTTTGCTCGGTTTCGGGCGTTTCTTCAAGACTATATCGACCCAAAGGAGTCATCTAATGCCTGCAATGTTTCATGGATCGCTCACAGCACTGATCACGCCGATGACGGCTGATGGCGCTGTTGACGAGAAGGCGTTCCAGAACTTCGTGCAGTGGCAGATTGATGAGGGTACACATGGTTTAGTTCCGGTGGGCACCACCGGCGAATCTCCAACCCTCAGCCACGCGGAGCATGAACGCGTTATCGACCTTTGTCTTGAAGTCGCCAAATCGAAGAAACGCCCGGTTATTGCCGGTGCCGGTTCCAACAGCACGGCCGAGGCGATTTCCCTGACGCAGCACGCTGCCAAAGT
The Aestuariispira ectoiniformans genome window above contains:
- a CDS encoding lytic transglycosylase domain-containing protein, whose amino-acid sequence is MRVFARAAAPVLLAGMVAAQLCGGPAVAATLSTQDRSEYETAFRAAEHNKWNAAFRHARRAAEKLPFKALQWQYYRNRRNTAGFSEISRFIINNPDYPLLHILQRRAEERIDGQTPDDALIAFFKDNPPLTGNGLFHYVSALDKKGRTDSAKHILRRGWVNIDMSPRDEKTLRKYYRHWMTQDDNRARLERLLWEGKTSAGKRQAQHLPKEISALTDARIALRHRSGNVDRLIAKVPKSLQTDSGLIYERVRWRRNKRMYEAAIDLLQQSRAVQTGHESLWWRERARLARWALEEGRITTAYRLAAQHTATGGYAYAEAEWFAGWVALRFLQEPERAYQHFTRMYDAVSYPISKSRGAYWAGRALLAENKKVEATSWFRIAAQFPTRFYGQMAANHLTYAERPRISAEYRPTAAERKNFDEAELPRLIRMLAAANADDLVRNFVRYLAQTTEDRATLTQIGQLARDLDRPDLAVYTARKASQHHVFLTESGYPPLPRNRYRPLDPAVVMAVVRQESAFDLEAHSHAGALGLMQLMPTTAKRIARVSQVSYNKSRLTQDPEYNLHLGQQYLVTLMDKFNGSLPMTFAGYNAGPHRVKRWMRNYGDPRTSLEEAIDWIEMIPFNETRNYVQRVMENVIVYQQRLKGRHVALTLGTMTGETIPFPKPPKRPDEP